In Sulfitobacter albidus, the following proteins share a genomic window:
- a CDS encoding [protein-PII] uridylyltransferase, translating into MKARRRPSAAPGSEPFVTQTALPPSAPALLAAPEEIFDSVGIAARIAAVTGKDARAAILDILRHAQRDARALIAERFAQSPFDARAMTGAYSYLTDCLVQTVLETARDRLVKAPPESPFSVIAVGGYGRGEMAPFSDVDLLFLTPSRITPEAETLIEAMLYMLWDLKLKVGHSSRTIRDCVKLGAEDFTIQTSLLEYRFICGDAALAQDLGTALRADLFSGTGRDFIEAKLAERDNRHLRQGQRYVVEPNVKEGKGGLRDLQSLFWIAKHIHKVHHTVELVTEGVFRPEEYETFTAAENFLWATRGHLHLLTGRATEQLTFDMQVQVAEAMGYQDRGGRRAVEVFMQAYFRHATAVGDLTRIFLTKLEDMHVKSEPLLERIFRRKPRIKPGYLVVHNRIAIEDDADFLADPMNLLRLFEEALRTGMLIHPDAMRTIKANLHLIDDQFRTAPEAQRIFLDLLLKHGNPERALRRMNELGVLAAFIPEFEPIVAMMQFNMYHSYTVDEHTIQTIANLARIEKGELEEELPVASSILARGVNRRVLYVALLLHDIGKGREEDHSILGAQIARKVAPRLGLRQDEVDTVEWLVRYHLLMSDMAQKRDIADPRTVRDFAKAVREVKRLDLLCVLTVCDIRGVGPDTWNNWKAVLIRALYRQTDRALEEGMEALNRSNRGAEAKQALRAALPDWPKKALRAETARHYDPYWQGLHVTAHVAFAKMLRDQNKDEIVIDLFPDEDRDATRACFVMPDHPGIFARLAGALALVGANVVDARSYTTKDGYVTDAFWIQDAEDNAYEASKLPRLRQMIERTLRGEVIARDALKSRDKVKKREKAFRVPTSISFDNDGSEIYTIIEVDTRDRPGLLYDLARALADSNVYIANAVIATYGEQVVDTFYVKDMFGLKYHSESKQRTLEKRLRAAIAQGVERAED; encoded by the coding sequence TTGAAGGCGCGCCGCAGGCCTTCGGCGGCGCCGGGTTCTGAGCCCTTTGTGACCCAAACCGCCCTTCCCCCTTCGGCGCCCGCCCTTCTCGCGGCGCCGGAGGAGATATTCGACAGCGTCGGCATCGCCGCCCGCATCGCCGCCGTCACAGGCAAGGATGCGCGCGCGGCCATCCTCGACATCCTGCGTCACGCGCAACGCGACGCCCGCGCCCTGATCGCGGAACGCTTTGCACAAAGCCCGTTCGACGCCCGCGCCATGACCGGCGCCTACAGCTACCTGACCGATTGTCTGGTGCAGACCGTGCTGGAAACCGCCCGCGACAGGCTGGTGAAGGCACCGCCCGAATCCCCCTTCAGCGTGATCGCCGTGGGCGGCTACGGGCGCGGAGAAATGGCGCCCTTTTCGGATGTGGATCTGCTGTTCCTGACGCCCAGCCGCATCACGCCCGAAGCCGAGACGCTGATCGAGGCGATGCTGTATATGCTTTGGGATCTCAAGCTCAAGGTTGGCCATTCCAGCCGCACGATCCGCGATTGCGTAAAGCTTGGGGCAGAGGATTTCACCATCCAGACCTCCCTGCTCGAATACCGCTTTATCTGCGGGGATGCAGCACTTGCGCAGGATCTGGGAACGGCCCTGCGCGCGGATCTCTTTTCCGGCACGGGCCGTGATTTCATCGAGGCCAAATTGGCAGAGCGCGACAACCGTCACCTGCGGCAGGGCCAGCGCTATGTCGTTGAACCCAACGTCAAAGAAGGCAAGGGTGGGCTGCGCGATCTGCAATCGCTCTTCTGGATCGCCAAACATATCCACAAGGTGCACCACACGGTTGAACTGGTGACCGAAGGCGTCTTTCGACCCGAAGAATACGAGACCTTCACCGCCGCCGAAAACTTTCTCTGGGCCACGCGCGGCCATCTGCATCTGCTGACCGGCCGCGCGACCGAGCAATTGACCTTCGACATGCAGGTGCAGGTGGCCGAGGCCATGGGATACCAGGATCGGGGCGGTCGCCGCGCGGTCGAAGTGTTCATGCAGGCCTATTTCCGTCACGCCACCGCCGTGGGCGATCTGACCCGCATCTTCCTGACCAAGCTCGAAGACATGCACGTCAAATCAGAGCCCCTGCTGGAGCGGATCTTTCGCCGCAAGCCCCGGATCAAACCCGGCTATCTGGTCGTGCACAACCGCATTGCGATCGAGGATGACGCCGACTTTCTCGCCGATCCGATGAACCTGCTGCGCCTGTTCGAGGAAGCGCTGCGCACCGGCATGCTGATCCATCCCGATGCCATGCGCACGATCAAGGCAAACCTGCACCTGATCGACGACCAATTCCGCACCGCCCCCGAGGCGCAGCGCATCTTCCTGGATCTGCTGCTCAAGCACGGCAATCCCGAACGCGCCCTGCGGCGGATGAACGAATTGGGCGTGCTTGCCGCCTTCATCCCCGAGTTTGAGCCCATCGTCGCGATGATGCAGTTCAACATGTACCACAGCTATACCGTGGACGAGCATACCATCCAGACCATCGCCAACCTTGCGCGCATCGAAAAGGGCGAGCTGGAAGAAGAGCTGCCCGTCGCCTCCTCAATCCTCGCGCGCGGGGTGAACCGCCGCGTGCTGTACGTGGCGCTTCTGCTGCACGACATCGGCAAGGGCCGCGAGGAGGATCATTCGATCCTCGGCGCCCAGATCGCGCGCAAGGTGGCCCCACGTCTGGGCCTGCGGCAAGACGAGGTCGACACGGTCGAATGGCTCGTGCGCTACCACCTTCTGATGTCGGACATGGCCCAGAAACGCGACATCGCCGATCCGCGCACCGTGCGCGATTTCGCCAAGGCCGTGCGCGAGGTCAAACGCCTCGATCTTTTGTGCGTGCTGACGGTCTGCGACATCCGTGGCGTGGGGCCCGATACCTGGAACAACTGGAAAGCCGTGCTGATCCGCGCGCTTTACCGCCAGACAGACCGCGCGCTTGAGGAAGGGATGGAGGCGCTCAACCGCTCGAACCGCGGCGCGGAGGCCAAACAGGCCCTGCGTGCGGCGCTGCCCGATTGGCCGAAAAAGGCGCTGCGTGCCGAAACCGCGCGGCACTACGATCCCTATTGGCAGGGGCTGCACGTCACGGCCCATGTGGCCTTTGCCAAGATGCTGCGCGATCAGAACAAGGATGAGATCGTGATCGACCTCTTCCCCGACGAAGACCGCGACGCCACGCGCGCGTGTTTCGTCATGCCCGATCATCCCGGCATCTTTGCCCGGCTCGCGGGGGCCTTGGCGCTGGTGGGGGCCAATGTGGTCGACGCGCGCAGCTACACAACCAAAGACGGCTATGTCACCGATGCTTTCTGGATCCAGGACGCCGAGGACAACGCCTACGAGGCTTCCAAACTGCCCCGCCTGCGCCAGATGATCGAACGAACCCTGCGCGGTGAAGTCATCGCGCGCGACGCGCTGAAATCCCGCGACAAGGTCAAGAAACGCGAAAAAGCCTTCCGCGTGCCGACCTCCATCAGCTTCGACAACGACGGCTCCGAGATCTATACCATCATCGAGGTCGACACCCGCGACCGCCCCGGCCTGCTCTATGATCTGGCGCGCGCGCTGGCGGATTCGAACGTCTACATCGCCAACGCGGTGATCGCGACCTACGGGGAGCAGGTGGTCGATACCTTCTACGTCAAGGATATGTTCGGGCTGAAATACCACTCCGAAAGCAAACAGCGCACGCTGGAAAAGCGCCTGCGCGCCGCGATTGCCCAGGGGGTCGAGCGCGCGGAGGACTAA
- a CDS encoding penicillin-binding protein activator, whose amino-acid sequence MFAIRRITQKFTRLFTLPAALLALAACDPAALGGLGGSSGPRIDTSAPVPIALLVPRGGSAADNLLAKNLENAARMAIRDLDGVQIDLRVYGTAGQAGTAGTAAAQAIADGAKLILGPVYGEAANAAGVAAAPAGVNVLSFSNNTTIAGGNVFVLGPTFDNTARRLVGYAKRQNRDRIVVLHANDIGGQLGRNAIQKAINANGATLAGTVDYALSQESVRAAIPRVKAAVDNGNANALFLTANSATALPLFADQLPGAGVSPDTTKYIGLSRWDIPSQTLSLRGIQEGWFALPDPGASAAFSARYAQAYGERPLDIAGLAFDGIAAVGSLVKAGKSNALSGAALTQGAGFKGASGIFRLRADGTNDRGLAVATVRNNAVVVLEGAPQAFGGAGF is encoded by the coding sequence ATGTTTGCCATCCGTCGCATCACGCAAAAATTCACGCGGCTGTTTACTCTGCCCGCGGCGCTGCTGGCGCTGGCGGCCTGTGATCCCGCAGCACTGGGCGGTCTTGGCGGATCCTCGGGCCCGCGCATCGATACATCCGCCCCCGTGCCGATCGCCCTTCTGGTGCCGCGCGGCGGTTCTGCGGCGGACAACCTGCTGGCCAAGAACCTCGAGAACGCGGCGCGCATGGCGATCCGCGATCTGGACGGGGTGCAGATCGATCTGCGCGTCTATGGCACCGCAGGGCAGGCCGGCACCGCAGGCACGGCCGCCGCGCAGGCCATTGCGGACGGGGCCAAGCTGATCCTCGGGCCAGTCTATGGCGAGGCGGCCAATGCCGCCGGTGTCGCCGCAGCACCCGCCGGGGTGAACGTGCTGTCGTTCTCCAACAACACGACAATCGCCGGCGGCAACGTCTTTGTGCTCGGGCCCACCTTTGACAATACCGCGCGCCGTCTGGTCGGCTATGCCAAGCGTCAGAACCGCGACCGGATCGTCGTGCTGCACGCCAATGACATCGGGGGGCAGCTGGGCCGCAACGCGATCCAGAAAGCGATCAACGCGAATGGTGCCACCCTCGCGGGCACGGTCGACTATGCGCTGAGCCAGGAATCCGTGCGCGCGGCAATCCCCCGGGTCAAGGCCGCCGTCGACAATGGCAACGCCAATGCGCTGTTCCTGACAGCCAATTCCGCCACCGCCCTGCCGCTCTTTGCTGATCAACTGCCCGGCGCCGGCGTGTCCCCCGACACGACCAAATACATCGGGCTGAGCCGCTGGGACATCCCGTCGCAAACCCTGTCGCTGCGCGGCATCCAGGAGGGATGGTTCGCCTTGCCCGATCCCGGTGCCTCCGCCGCCTTCTCGGCCCGCTACGCTCAGGCCTACGGGGAGCGTCCGCTGGACATCGCCGGGCTTGCCTTTGACGGGATCGCCGCCGTCGGGTCGCTTGTGAAGGCAGGCAAATCCAACGCGCTGTCCGGCGCCGCCCTGACGCAGGGCGCGGGCTTCAAGGGCGCGAGCGGGATCTTCCGTCTGCGCGCGGACGGCACCAACGATCGTGGCCTTGCCGTGGCGACCGTGCGCAACAACGCGGTCGTCGTGCTTGAAGGCGCGCCGCAGGCCTTCGGCGGCGCCGGGTTCTGA
- the rsmI gene encoding 16S rRNA (cytidine(1402)-2'-O)-methyltransferase, whose protein sequence is MNIHRQKLAAGIIFVGVPIGTARDITLRALDTLASADVLAAEDTRSLRKLMDIHGVALDGRRIVALHDHSGDGVVERLVDAAREGQSVAYASEAGMPLIADPGFELGRAARAAGVPVTCAPGASAVLTALAIAGLPTDAFHFAGFLPNAKAARLTALSALAGCQATLVFYESPKRLGAMLRDAAQALGVQRQAVVCRELTKKFEETRAGTLAELAETYATEKPKGEIVVLVDRGRSESVNFDDLEMMLEHALEGQSMRDAVDAVATAQGLPRRLVYQKALALRQSGDAEE, encoded by the coding sequence TTGAATATCCATAGGCAGAAACTGGCGGCCGGGATCATTTTTGTCGGGGTGCCCATCGGTACGGCGCGCGACATCACCCTGCGGGCCCTCGACACGTTGGCGAGCGCCGATGTCCTGGCGGCCGAAGACACCCGCAGCCTGCGCAAGTTGATGGATATCCACGGGGTCGCGCTCGACGGGCGCCGGATCGTGGCGCTGCACGATCACAGTGGCGACGGCGTGGTCGAGCGGCTGGTCGACGCGGCGCGCGAGGGCCAATCGGTGGCCTATGCCTCCGAGGCAGGCATGCCCCTGATCGCGGACCCGGGGTTCGAGCTGGGCCGCGCGGCGCGCGCGGCGGGTGTGCCGGTGACCTGCGCGCCGGGCGCGTCGGCGGTACTGACGGCGCTGGCCATCGCCGGTTTGCCGACGGATGCCTTTCACTTTGCCGGATTTCTGCCCAACGCGAAGGCCGCCCGGCTGACGGCACTGAGTGCGCTGGCGGGGTGCCAGGCAACGCTGGTCTTCTACGAATCGCCCAAGCGGTTGGGCGCAATGCTGCGCGACGCGGCGCAGGCGCTCGGGGTGCAGAGGCAGGCGGTGGTCTGCCGGGAATTGACCAAGAAATTCGAGGAAACACGCGCGGGCACCCTCGCCGAACTGGCCGAAACATACGCGACCGAAAAGCCCAAGGGCGAGATCGTGGTTCTGGTGGACCGGGGGCGTTCAGAGTCTGTTAACTTTGATGATTTAGAGATGATGCTGGAACATGCGCTTGAAGGGCAGTCGATGCGCGACGCCGTCGATGCGGTGGCCACGGCGCAGGGACTACCGCGTCGATTGGTCTATCAAAAAGCACTTGCGCTGCGGCAGTCCGGGGATGCGGAGGAATGA
- a CDS encoding YraN family protein → MTKANAVHRGAMAHHAGAAAEHRIAQDYERRGFSLARRRWRGRAGEIDLILRDGDGLIFVEVKQSGSFARAAQRITQRQMHRIYASAEEFLGGEPRGALTDVRFDVALVNDYGETQIIENAFGHS, encoded by the coding sequence ATGACAAAGGCAAATGCGGTACATCGCGGGGCGATGGCCCATCACGCAGGGGCTGCGGCAGAGCACCGGATCGCGCAGGATTACGAGCGGCGCGGCTTTTCACTGGCGCGGCGGCGCTGGCGCGGGCGTGCGGGGGAGATCGATCTGATCCTGCGCGACGGGGATGGGCTGATTTTTGTGGAAGTGAAGCAAAGTGGCAGCTTTGCACGCGCGGCACAGCGGATCACGCAACGTCAGATGCACCGCATATACGCCAGCGCCGAAGAGTTTCTGGGAGGAGAGCCACGCGGCGCGCTTACGGATGTCCGCTTTGATGTCGCACTTGTGAATGATTACGGCGAGACGCAGATCATCGAAAACGCTTTCGGCCACAGCTGA
- the gshB gene encoding glutathione synthase: MKIAFQMDPIGDVDINADSSFRLAEEAQARGHSLFFYTPDHLAYQEGRITARGQDMTVQRVAGDPAVLGEMREVDLSDFDVVWLRQDPPFDMHYITSTHLLDRLKQTTLVVNDPFWVRNFPEKLLVLDFPDLTPPTAIARDIATLRAFRERHGDVILKPLYGNGGAGVFKLTKDDSNLSSLHELFTGFSREPLIVQKFLPDVSKGDKRVILVDGEAVGAINRVPAAGETRSNMHVGGRPEKVGLTARDREICDRIGPLLKERGQVFVGIDVIGDYLTEINVTSPTGIQELERFDGVNIAAKVWDAIEARRG; this comes from the coding sequence ATGAAAATTGCCTTCCAGATGGACCCCATCGGCGACGTCGATATCAACGCAGACAGCAGCTTCCGCCTGGCCGAGGAAGCGCAGGCGCGCGGTCATAGTCTGTTTTTCTACACGCCAGACCATCTTGCCTATCAGGAGGGGCGGATCACGGCGCGCGGTCAGGACATGACTGTGCAGCGCGTGGCAGGCGATCCGGCGGTGCTGGGCGAGATGCGCGAAGTGGATCTGAGCGATTTTGATGTCGTATGGCTGCGGCAGGATCCGCCGTTCGACATGCATTACATCACGTCGACCCATCTTCTGGACCGTCTCAAGCAGACGACACTGGTCGTCAACGATCCATTTTGGGTCCGAAACTTTCCCGAAAAGCTGCTGGTGCTGGATTTCCCTGACTTGACCCCCCCCACCGCCATCGCCCGTGACATCGCCACGCTGCGCGCCTTTCGGGAGCGGCACGGGGATGTCATCCTCAAGCCGCTCTACGGAAATGGGGGAGCGGGCGTGTTCAAGCTGACCAAGGATGACAGCAACCTCAGCTCACTGCATGAGCTGTTTACCGGGTTCAGCCGGGAGCCATTGATCGTTCAGAAATTCCTGCCGGATGTGTCCAAGGGCGACAAGCGCGTGATCCTCGTCGACGGGGAAGCCGTCGGTGCGATCAACCGTGTGCCCGCCGCCGGGGAGACGCGGTCGAACATGCACGTCGGCGGGCGGCCGGAGAAGGTCGGTCTGACCGCGCGCGATCGCGAGATCTGTGACCGGATTGGCCCGCTTTTGAAAGAGCGTGGGCAAGTGTTTGTCGGGATCGACGTGATCGGTGATTATCTGACTGAGATCAACGTGACCTCCCCCACCGGTATTCAGGAGCTTGAGCGGTTCGATGGCGTGAACATCGCGGCCAAGGTGTGGGACGCGATCGAGGCACGGCGCGGATGA
- a CDS encoding alpha/beta hydrolase fold domain-containing protein, with product MSRRRGLLNGWLRRVEKRRLRRGTPDQLRRALEVEARVFFFAPRGTVRRRISLRSVPALVLEPRGARAERVLFYIHGGGFVFGSPETHHAMAATLAGMIGARAVLPRYRRAPEHPYPAAPDDVRAAWDALIASGVDPAQVVLGGDSAGGALAFGLLAALSVEGMALPGAAFGFSPLTDLTYGAESLQRNAAADVLLPAERVDELAQTFLCGADPRDPRVSPIFGAFGPECPAWITVGDTEILQDDARGLAAALRRDGADVTLIEARDCPHVWPIFHNILPEARETLSALAAWIRTRQGWADES from the coding sequence ATGAGCCGTCGGCGCGGTCTGCTGAATGGCTGGCTGCGCCGGGTGGAAAAACGGCGTCTGCGGCGGGGGACTCCGGATCAGCTGCGCCGCGCGCTCGAGGTGGAGGCGCGGGTGTTCTTCTTTGCGCCGCGCGGCACGGTACGGCGCCGCATCTCTTTGAGGTCTGTGCCCGCGCTGGTGCTTGAGCCCCGTGGGGCGCGCGCGGAGCGGGTATTGTTCTACATTCACGGGGGCGGCTTTGTGTTTGGCAGCCCCGAGACCCATCACGCCATGGCCGCCACGCTGGCAGGCATGATTGGCGCGCGGGCTGTTCTGCCGCGCTACCGCCGCGCGCCTGAGCATCCGTACCCCGCCGCCCCGGACGACGTGCGTGCGGCCTGGGATGCGCTGATCGCCAGCGGTGTGGACCCCGCGCAGGTCGTGCTGGGCGGGGATAGCGCGGGGGGTGCGCTGGCGTTTGGCCTTCTGGCTGCGCTGAGCGTCGAGGGGATGGCGTTGCCCGGTGCGGCGTTCGGATTCTCTCCGCTGACCGATCTGACCTACGGCGCAGAGAGTTTGCAGCGCAACGCGGCGGCGGATGTGTTGCTGCCCGCGGAACGCGTGGATGAATTGGCGCAGACGTTCCTGTGTGGAGCTGATCCGCGCGATCCACGCGTCAGCCCGATCTTTGGCGCGTTCGGCCCCGAATGCCCCGCTTGGATCACGGTGGGAGATACGGAGATTCTGCAGGACGATGCCCGTGGCCTCGCGGCTGCCCTGCGCCGGGATGGTGCCGACGTGACGCTGATCGAGGCGCGTGATTGCCCGCATGTCTGGCCGATCTTTCACAATATCCTGCCGGAAGCGCGGGAGACGCTATCGGCCCTCGCCGCGTGGATCAGGACGCGTCAGGGTTGGGCAGACGAAAGCTGA
- a CDS encoding YifB family Mg chelatase-like AAA ATPase gives MVARAHSVAFQGVDARPVEVQCAVTPGLPAFSIVGLPDKAVSEARDRVRTALSSLAIALPSKRITINLSPADLPKEGSHFDLPIALSLLCALEILPADVMETVVSLGELSLDGALVPVTGALPAAMTAASEDRSLLCPFGSGAEAAWVNACQVIAAQTLGDVVRHFTGQVPLAPAEPGEVAALPTARDLRDVKGQERGKRALEIAAAGRHHLMMIGTPGSGKSMLAARLPSILPPLTAVEALETSMIHSIAGLLDAGGISRARPFREPHHTASMAAIIGGGRQAKPGEASLAHNGVLFMDEFPEFPRTVLETLRQPIETGEVMVARANAHVKYPCKFMLIAAANPCKCGYLPDPARACARVPHCGEDYLGRISGPLMDRFDLRVDIPPVSYADLDLPAAGEGSADVAARVATARALQAARFAGMDGVTCNADAEGDTLERMANPDADGRDLLSRAAERFGLSARGYHRVLRVARTIADLDGSGTVAKPHIAEALSFRLPNPDAS, from the coding sequence ATGGTCGCACGCGCGCACAGCGTCGCGTTTCAGGGCGTCGACGCGCGCCCGGTCGAAGTGCAATGCGCTGTCACCCCCGGCTTGCCCGCGTTCTCCATCGTGGGCCTGCCGGACAAGGCCGTGTCAGAGGCACGCGACCGGGTGCGCACCGCGCTGTCCTCGCTTGCCATCGCCCTGCCAAGCAAACGCATCACCATCAATCTCAGCCCCGCCGACCTGCCCAAGGAAGGCAGTCATTTCGATCTGCCCATCGCGCTGTCGCTGCTGTGCGCCCTCGAAATCCTGCCCGCCGACGTGATGGAAACGGTCGTCTCGCTCGGTGAGCTGTCACTCGACGGGGCGCTTGTGCCCGTCACCGGCGCCCTGCCCGCCGCCATGACCGCCGCAAGCGAGGATCGCAGCCTGCTGTGCCCCTTCGGCTCGGGGGCGGAGGCGGCGTGGGTCAATGCCTGTCAGGTCATCGCGGCGCAAACGCTGGGCGATGTGGTGCGGCACTTTACCGGTCAGGTGCCACTGGCACCGGCGGAACCGGGCGAGGTTGCAGCCCTGCCCACCGCACGCGATCTGCGCGACGTCAAGGGCCAGGAACGCGGCAAGCGCGCGCTGGAAATCGCCGCCGCCGGGCGACACCACCTGATGATGATCGGCACACCGGGCTCCGGCAAATCCATGCTCGCCGCGCGTTTGCCGTCGATCCTGCCACCGCTCACGGCGGTCGAGGCGCTGGAGACGTCGATGATCCACTCCATCGCCGGGCTGCTGGACGCGGGCGGCATCTCCCGCGCGCGCCCCTTTCGCGAGCCGCACCACACGGCATCCATGGCCGCGATCATCGGCGGCGGGCGGCAGGCAAAGCCGGGCGAAGCATCGCTGGCCCACAACGGCGTGCTCTTCATGGACGAGTTCCCCGAGTTTCCGCGCACCGTGCTCGAAACCCTGCGCCAACCCATCGAGACGGGCGAAGTCATGGTCGCCCGCGCCAACGCACACGTAAAATACCCGTGCAAATTCATGCTGATCGCGGCGGCAAACCCCTGCAAATGCGGCTATCTTCCCGACCCGGCCCGCGCCTGCGCCCGCGTGCCGCACTGCGGCGAGGACTACCTTGGCCGGATCTCCGGCCCCCTGATGGATCGGTTCGACCTGCGCGTGGACATACCGCCGGTCAGCTACGCCGATCTCGATTTACCGGCCGCGGGGGAGGGGTCGGCGGACGTGGCCGCACGCGTCGCCACGGCCCGCGCGCTTCAAGCCGCGCGCTTTGCCGGGATGGACGGTGTGACCTGCAATGCGGACGCCGAGGGCGACACGCTCGAACGCATGGCCAACCCCGACGCGGACGGGCGCGATCTGCTCAGCCGCGCGGCCGAGCGGTTTGGCCTCTCCGCGCGCGGCTACCACCGGGTGCTGCGGGTTGCGCGCACCATCGCCGATCTCGACGGGTCGGGCACAGTGGCCAAACCGCATATCGCCGAAGCGCTCAGCTTTCGTCTGCCCAACCCTGACGCGTCCTGA